The following coding sequences lie in one Hyalangium ruber genomic window:
- a CDS encoding arginine deiminase family protein, with the protein MPFTGIECWSESGLLECVAVFRPAALDVATSLEAAAVGFTGTVTYQETEEAFGRLKETLGRFCALVDLWDFLPSDERAVSNAAVNRVFVRDTAAVVGGQLVTGNAAFPARIAEFETTHVALSNLVRGPEQGAALPEIRAARVEFGDLFLLDSERLLINLGLRSDVRSLQTFLEVAWRAGFREVGVLCIPEHLGIIHLDLAFNVLGPQAVVARSFLRHFPIRVFQQGGAQRWEAFEAYFSARGRRVIPFEPVGPGGFMSNYIFLGPQLILASESAASQLRPIARDFGIEVESVDIEALERGNGSVRCLTLPLKRQAL; encoded by the coding sequence ATGCCGTTCACTGGAATCGAGTGCTGGTCCGAGTCGGGGCTGCTGGAGTGTGTCGCGGTCTTTCGACCCGCTGCGCTCGACGTTGCCACCTCGTTGGAGGCCGCCGCCGTTGGATTCACCGGCACCGTCACGTATCAGGAGACGGAGGAGGCTTTCGGTCGCCTGAAGGAGACGCTGGGGCGCTTCTGCGCGCTGGTGGATCTGTGGGACTTCCTGCCGTCAGACGAGCGCGCCGTCAGCAATGCGGCGGTGAACCGGGTGTTCGTACGGGATACGGCCGCGGTCGTGGGGGGCCAGCTCGTGACGGGTAACGCCGCCTTCCCCGCGCGCATCGCGGAGTTCGAGACGACCCACGTCGCGCTCTCCAATCTGGTGCGTGGGCCCGAGCAGGGAGCGGCCCTACCGGAGATCCGCGCCGCCCGGGTCGAGTTCGGGGATCTCTTCCTGCTCGACTCCGAGCGGCTCCTCATCAACCTGGGGCTGCGCAGCGACGTGCGCTCGCTCCAGACGTTCCTGGAGGTTGCCTGGCGCGCCGGGTTCCGCGAGGTGGGGGTCCTCTGTATCCCCGAGCACCTGGGCATCATCCACCTGGATCTGGCCTTCAATGTCCTCGGGCCCCAGGCGGTGGTGGCGCGCTCCTTCCTGCGGCACTTCCCCATCCGGGTCTTCCAGCAAGGTGGGGCTCAGCGCTGGGAGGCCTTCGAGGCCTACTTCTCGGCACGGGGCCGGCGCGTCATCCCCTTCGAGCCGGTCGGCCCGGGCGGCTTCATGTCCAACTACATCTTCTTGGGGCCGCAGCTGATCCTGGCTTCCGAGAGCGCGGCCTCACAACTGAGGCCCATCGCCCGGGACTTCGGCATCGAGGTGGAGAGCGTCGACATCGAAGCCCTCGAGCGGGGTAACGGGAGCGTCCGGTGCCTCACGCTCCCGCTCAAGCGCCAGGCGCTCTGA
- a CDS encoding MBL fold metallo-hydrolase: MSAPSLFLKQNVALEPLYNRWYAWCYLVSPATAPLVVANLHVKIMQSFVANPAIHVAALKNPELMGGPYLNYGVERVPEIKELLEWTLKEQARSIQFAQAVAELDKLLATSNGFSLEEQYKKVPDILRGYVELTYDLNNRASPRFIEALLYRSPFFRESSQSVSLRLLEGDARPYIYSTPRLDSLKDTVHAHVPFRAEAIDALFAMRRTPGPVEPIREALGIGAEKAEMFSTLFTDKPPRPAPRYDGKGVRVRYFGHACVLIETREVSILTDPVVSYDFPTDLPRYTHADLPERIDYVVITHAHADHLMFETLVQLRDRIGTVIVPANGGGSLADPSIKLMLRNTGFRNVVALGDMESLDVPGGSITGLPFIGEHADLNIQSKIAHLVQLEGKSLLMAADSNALEPRLYDHVHGIVGNIDVLFLGMESEGGPLSWMYGPLLTTPLPRKMDQSRRLNGSNSERAIEIVRRLHPSQVIIYAMGREPWLGHIMAMGYSENSPQLIEARKLLAHCAEHGIASAFPFGQAEMFLGRD, translated from the coding sequence ATGTCCGCTCCCTCGCTCTTCCTGAAGCAGAACGTCGCCCTCGAGCCGCTCTACAACCGCTGGTACGCGTGGTGCTATCTCGTCTCGCCCGCGACCGCGCCCCTCGTCGTGGCCAACCTGCATGTGAAGATCATGCAGTCGTTCGTGGCCAACCCGGCCATCCACGTCGCCGCGCTGAAGAACCCCGAGCTGATGGGTGGCCCGTACCTCAACTACGGCGTCGAGCGCGTCCCCGAGATCAAGGAGCTGCTGGAGTGGACCCTGAAGGAGCAGGCCCGGTCGATCCAGTTCGCCCAGGCCGTCGCCGAGCTGGACAAGCTGCTGGCCACCAGTAACGGCTTCTCCCTGGAGGAGCAGTACAAGAAGGTGCCGGACATCCTGCGGGGCTACGTCGAGCTGACGTACGATCTCAACAACCGCGCCTCCCCGCGCTTCATCGAGGCGCTGCTCTACCGCAGCCCCTTCTTCCGGGAGTCCTCTCAGAGCGTCTCCCTGCGGCTGCTGGAGGGAGACGCCCGGCCGTACATCTACAGCACGCCGCGGCTCGACTCCCTGAAGGACACCGTCCACGCGCACGTGCCCTTCCGCGCGGAGGCGATCGACGCCCTCTTCGCCATGCGGCGCACCCCTGGGCCGGTGGAGCCCATCCGCGAGGCGCTGGGCATCGGTGCCGAGAAGGCGGAGATGTTCTCCACCCTCTTCACCGACAAGCCACCGCGCCCGGCGCCGCGCTATGACGGCAAGGGCGTGCGGGTGCGCTACTTCGGCCACGCCTGCGTCCTCATCGAGACGCGCGAGGTCAGCATCCTCACCGACCCGGTGGTCAGCTACGACTTCCCGACGGACCTGCCGCGCTACACCCACGCCGACCTGCCAGAGCGGATCGACTACGTGGTCATCACCCACGCCCACGCCGATCACCTGATGTTCGAGACGCTGGTGCAGCTGAGAGATCGGATCGGCACCGTCATCGTCCCCGCCAATGGCGGTGGAAGCCTGGCAGACCCCTCGATCAAGCTGATGCTGCGCAACACCGGCTTCCGCAACGTCGTCGCGCTGGGCGACATGGAGTCCCTGGACGTGCCCGGCGGCTCCATCACGGGCCTGCCCTTCATTGGCGAGCACGCGGACCTCAACATCCAGTCGAAGATCGCCCACCTGGTGCAGCTGGAGGGCAAGTCCCTGCTCATGGCGGCGGACTCCAACGCGCTCGAGCCGCGCCTGTACGATCACGTCCACGGCATCGTGGGCAACATCGACGTGCTGTTCCTGGGCATGGAGTCCGAGGGTGGGCCGCTGAGCTGGATGTACGGCCCCCTGCTGACCACGCCGCTGCCGCGCAAGATGGATCAGTCGCGCCGGCTCAATGGCTCCAACAGCGAGCGCGCCATCGAGATCGTCCGCCGGCTGCACCCCAGCCAGGTCATCATCTACGCCATGGGGCGCGAGCCCTGGCTGGGCCACATCATGGCCATGGGCTACTCGGAGAACTCACCCCAGCTCATCGAGGCTCGCAAGCTGCTGGCCCACTGTGCCGAGCACGGCATCGCCTCCGCGTTCCCCTTTGGACAGGCCGAGATGTTCCTCGGCCGCGACTGA
- a CDS encoding thioesterase II family protein, producing the protein MTAANSSGATTAGAAQKTWFPYWHPNPGARLRLFCFPYAGGTASVFHRWARSGTWPNVDVIAVQYPGHETRLQEPLSRRVPALVEALGPVIRPLLDRPFAFLGYSLGTYVSLELAHWLQYTGAPLPLGLMLAAASPPHLRRSQELYTLLDEEFIAELKRYGGTPAQVLAHRELMELLLPVLRADFEMADEYRRDPEPRLSLPFTIWGGTEDADVAPPALLGWRDLTTHDFTLHLLPGGHFFLLSEGDKLREGVERTLRYWATKGT; encoded by the coding sequence ATGACGGCGGCCAACTCCAGTGGGGCAACCACGGCGGGCGCAGCCCAGAAGACGTGGTTTCCCTACTGGCACCCCAATCCCGGAGCGCGCCTGCGTTTGTTCTGCTTTCCGTACGCAGGAGGCACGGCCTCGGTGTTCCACCGCTGGGCCCGCTCTGGCACCTGGCCGAACGTGGACGTGATCGCCGTCCAGTACCCCGGGCACGAGACGCGGCTGCAAGAGCCCCTGAGTCGCCGCGTGCCCGCCCTTGTCGAGGCGCTGGGGCCCGTCATCCGCCCGCTGCTGGATCGCCCCTTCGCGTTTCTGGGCTACAGCCTGGGCACCTACGTCAGCCTGGAGCTGGCGCACTGGCTCCAGTACACGGGCGCCCCGCTCCCCTTGGGGCTGATGCTGGCCGCGGCCTCCCCTCCTCACCTCAGGCGCAGCCAGGAGCTCTACACCCTGCTGGACGAGGAGTTCATCGCCGAGCTCAAGCGGTACGGAGGAACACCGGCCCAGGTGCTGGCCCACCGGGAGCTGATGGAGCTGCTCCTGCCCGTGCTGCGCGCGGACTTCGAGATGGCGGATGAGTACCGCCGGGATCCGGAGCCCCGGCTGTCCCTGCCCTTCACCATCTGGGGGGGCACCGAGGACGCCGATGTCGCGCCCCCCGCGCTGCTTGGGTGGCGAGATCTCACCACCCATGACTTCACGCTCCACCTGCTCCCCGGGGGACACTTCTTCCTCCTCTCCGAGGGAGACAAGCTGCGCGAAGGTGTGGAGCGCACGCTGCGTTACTGGGCCACGAAGGGAACCTGA
- a CDS encoding MbtH family protein gives MSQEEDKTLYKVVVNHEEQYSIWPADRENALGWKDAGKQGSKEECLTYIKEVWTDMRPLSLRKRMEEQQNKP, from the coding sequence ATGAGCCAGGAAGAAGACAAGACGCTCTACAAGGTCGTGGTCAACCATGAAGAGCAGTACTCCATCTGGCCCGCGGACCGTGAGAACGCGCTCGGCTGGAAGGACGCGGGCAAGCAGGGCTCCAAGGAAGAGTGCCTGACCTATATCAAGGAAGTCTGGACGGATATGCGCCCGCTGAGCCTGCGCAAGCGCATGGAGGAGCAGCAGAACAAGCCATGA
- a CDS encoding acetate--CoA ligase family protein has product MSAHDAIAALLMPTEVAVYRAQDLGAYGSRVVTALRHYGYTGHIWTPEERLPDEARPSAAVVTVPLGALDATLEDAARHGARVAVIGSSGFVEAGPENLVRRYALKERARALGMRLVGPASIGAVNVHGRVALSNSAVLQGPLLREGAVSLFGQGGSLIGTLLELGRAQGIGFRYAVSLGVEVDLSLADFVGFALEDPDTRAVAVVVEQPQGLRRLGELATRARQLGKSVVVLLLGRSQAAAEAVRGHTGALSGHARAQEAWLRAHGAVVVGSAEELVHVSATLAMGRFARGPRLALWSGSGGMNALLADLAAERGLPLAKPDPLSNPHDAGSARELSRDALAATASTLDAHPGVDVVLLGLGSSPAIAQSADGIAAAARNIPWVVYAPGNAWPEARDALRRARIAVIPDGRYALRCVEALIERGRSMTPPEVVRSPPVVSVQGQHGVLDELASRQLLQEAGLSLPAVAVARYAEEAVAHAERFGFPVALKRVSASVTHKAAEGFVRLELADPLEVRAAFAALAASRVAEPPRVTVAPMVHGIEVLLGARRERELGWVVVLAAGGLLAERLDDAAWRVPPFTEEQAREAFLSLRLGARLQAFGDLDALASFAAAFSRVVAALPEEGREVDLNPVVVRPPGRGLNIIDARVRLADLMP; this is encoded by the coding sequence TTGTCTGCTCACGATGCGATCGCGGCGCTCTTGATGCCGACCGAGGTCGCCGTCTACCGGGCCCAGGATCTGGGCGCTTATGGCTCTCGGGTCGTCACCGCGCTGAGGCACTACGGCTACACGGGCCACATCTGGACTCCCGAGGAGCGCCTCCCCGACGAAGCGCGCCCGTCCGCCGCCGTGGTGACCGTGCCGCTGGGGGCGCTCGATGCGACGCTCGAGGACGCGGCCAGGCATGGGGCTCGCGTGGCCGTGATCGGCTCGTCCGGGTTCGTCGAAGCGGGCCCCGAGAACCTCGTCCGGCGCTATGCGCTCAAGGAGCGAGCCCGAGCGCTCGGCATGAGGCTCGTGGGGCCCGCCTCCATCGGCGCGGTGAATGTCCACGGCAGGGTGGCGCTCAGCAACTCCGCCGTCCTTCAAGGGCCCCTGCTCCGAGAGGGCGCGGTGAGCCTCTTCGGGCAGGGAGGCTCCCTGATCGGCACCTTGTTGGAGCTGGGCCGGGCGCAGGGAATCGGCTTCCGGTACGCGGTCTCCCTGGGCGTCGAGGTGGATCTCTCGCTGGCGGACTTCGTCGGGTTCGCCCTCGAGGATCCGGACACTCGCGCCGTGGCCGTGGTGGTGGAGCAGCCCCAGGGGCTGCGCCGTCTGGGAGAGCTCGCCACCCGAGCGCGACAGCTCGGCAAGTCCGTCGTGGTGCTCCTTCTGGGCAGGAGCCAGGCCGCGGCCGAGGCGGTGCGCGGTCACACCGGGGCCCTCTCCGGGCACGCCCGCGCGCAGGAAGCCTGGCTGCGTGCCCACGGCGCGGTGGTGGTGGGCTCGGCCGAGGAGCTCGTCCATGTCTCCGCCACCCTGGCCATGGGACGCTTCGCGCGCGGCCCGCGGCTGGCCCTCTGGTCAGGCTCGGGAGGAATGAATGCGCTCCTCGCGGATCTGGCCGCGGAGCGCGGGTTGCCGCTGGCGAAGCCGGACCCTCTGTCCAACCCCCATGATGCGGGCAGCGCTCGCGAGCTGTCCCGCGACGCGCTCGCGGCGACGGCGTCCACGCTCGATGCCCATCCAGGCGTGGACGTGGTGCTCCTCGGGCTTGGGAGCAGCCCCGCGATCGCGCAGTCCGCCGATGGCATCGCCGCCGCTGCTCGCAACATTCCCTGGGTGGTCTACGCCCCCGGCAACGCATGGCCCGAGGCACGCGATGCCCTGCGCCGCGCGCGGATCGCGGTCATCCCGGATGGGCGCTATGCCCTTCGGTGCGTCGAGGCGCTCATCGAGCGTGGGCGCTCCATGACTCCGCCCGAGGTGGTCCGTTCGCCCCCCGTCGTGTCCGTGCAAGGCCAGCACGGGGTGCTGGATGAGCTGGCTTCCCGGCAGCTCCTCCAGGAGGCGGGGCTCTCCCTTCCCGCGGTGGCCGTGGCCCGGTATGCCGAGGAGGCGGTCGCGCACGCCGAGCGCTTTGGCTTCCCTGTCGCGCTCAAGCGCGTCTCGGCCTCGGTGACCCACAAGGCGGCCGAAGGCTTCGTGCGCTTGGAGCTCGCGGATCCCTTGGAGGTACGCGCCGCCTTCGCCGCGCTCGCCGCGTCGCGAGTGGCGGAGCCTCCACGGGTGACAGTGGCGCCCATGGTCCACGGCATCGAGGTGTTGCTCGGCGCCCGGAGAGAGCGGGAGCTGGGATGGGTCGTCGTCCTCGCGGCGGGCGGACTGCTCGCGGAGCGTCTGGATGATGCCGCCTGGCGCGTGCCTCCCTTCACGGAAGAGCAGGCACGTGAGGCCTTCCTCTCGCTGCGCCTGGGGGCTCGCCTCCAAGCCTTCGGAGATCTGGATGCGCTGGCCTCCTTCGCCGCGGCGTTCTCACGGGTCGTGGCCGCGCTGCCGGAAGAGGGGCGGGAGGTGGACCTCAACCCAGTGGTGGTGCGCCCACCCGGCCGGGGCCTCAATATCATCGACGCGCGCGTCCGACTCGCGGACCTCATGCCGTGA
- a CDS encoding B12-binding domain-containing radical SAM protein translates to MKASATAKGVLVVPGELVPAALRLEDKFPFPLENLSVGYLAAGLEARGIAAHIVDGYAERLDPEATARRVLSELAEGDVLGITVLQSTALAARHLCQEVRGAGFTGPIVLGGWAATMAAPELMRYVPQADLLVKGEADDSFAELVMRLREGRTLEGVPGLSWREGEALRSSETAPRNADFTEPRLPRHYAYERSEAVPAHASLPIQGSRGCYWGRCSFCSTAARYGPRGWRMRSVRSLLEELHHPAVAAASHRVFFVDDEFFGPTPPGFARARELAEALISEGSPVEFGIDCLVTGFDPELFALLRRAGLRRVFLGIEAGSNDSLKTFKKGFAVKQVRQTLAGLEALGIDVISGYILFHPYMRLEEVKRSVDFLADELHHEGNPGKFLSRLHPEQGTELWERLRGDGLLRGAFPDWDYAFRDPRVGQLYEALRSATAGLRQEYTRVRLEQRTDLSARDTFRELNRRFRETFESLYQDACREPAITA, encoded by the coding sequence GTGAAGGCCTCGGCGACGGCGAAGGGCGTGCTCGTCGTGCCGGGCGAGCTCGTCCCAGCGGCGCTCCGGTTGGAGGACAAGTTCCCATTTCCCCTGGAGAACCTGTCGGTGGGCTACCTCGCGGCCGGGCTCGAGGCCCGTGGAATCGCCGCGCACATCGTGGACGGATACGCCGAGCGGCTCGACCCCGAGGCCACCGCTCGGAGGGTGCTGTCGGAGCTCGCGGAAGGCGACGTGCTCGGCATCACCGTCCTCCAGAGCACTGCGCTGGCCGCCCGCCACCTGTGTCAGGAGGTACGCGGCGCGGGCTTCACCGGGCCCATCGTGCTCGGAGGCTGGGCGGCGACGATGGCAGCCCCTGAGCTCATGAGGTACGTGCCCCAGGCCGATCTCCTCGTGAAGGGCGAGGCGGACGACAGCTTCGCCGAGCTGGTGATGCGCCTGCGGGAGGGCCGCACCCTGGAGGGAGTCCCAGGCCTCTCGTGGCGAGAGGGCGAGGCACTTCGGAGCAGCGAGACGGCACCACGGAACGCGGACTTCACCGAGCCGAGACTCCCTCGACATTACGCCTATGAGCGCAGCGAGGCCGTGCCGGCCCATGCCTCGCTGCCGATCCAGGGCAGCCGGGGTTGCTACTGGGGCCGGTGCTCCTTCTGCTCGACGGCGGCGCGGTACGGGCCACGCGGGTGGCGCATGCGCTCGGTGCGCTCCCTGCTGGAGGAGCTGCACCACCCGGCGGTCGCCGCGGCCAGTCATCGCGTCTTCTTCGTGGACGACGAGTTCTTCGGGCCCACACCGCCCGGGTTCGCGCGGGCCCGCGAGCTGGCCGAGGCGCTCATCTCCGAGGGCTCGCCCGTCGAGTTCGGCATCGACTGTCTGGTCACGGGGTTCGACCCGGAGCTCTTCGCCCTGCTGCGCCGTGCGGGCCTGCGCCGCGTCTTCCTCGGCATCGAGGCCGGGTCGAACGACTCGCTCAAGACGTTCAAGAAGGGGTTCGCGGTGAAGCAGGTGCGCCAGACGCTCGCCGGGCTGGAGGCGCTCGGAATCGACGTCATCTCCGGCTACATCCTCTTCCACCCCTACATGCGGCTCGAGGAGGTGAAGCGCAGCGTGGACTTCCTTGCGGATGAGCTGCACCACGAAGGCAACCCGGGGAAGTTCCTGAGCCGCCTGCACCCGGAGCAGGGCACGGAGCTGTGGGAGCGGCTGCGAGGGGACGGGCTGCTACGAGGGGCCTTTCCGGACTGGGACTATGCGTTCCGCGATCCGAGGGTGGGCCAGCTCTACGAGGCGCTGCGGTCCGCCACCGCGGGGCTGCGCCAGGAATACACCCGAGTCCGCCTGGAGCAGCGGACCGACCTGAGCGCGAGGGACACGTTCCGGGAGCTCAACCGCCGCTTCCGAGAGACCTTCGAGTCCCTCTACCAGGACGCCTGCCGCGAGCCCGCCATCACGGCATGA
- a CDS encoding AAA family ATPase, with amino-acid sequence MASMKSIRVVLEGLPGAGKTTLATRLAQRLDCPLVPEWVGFRADEWVRSSLRTPFYFANDEMKEQLASYVSKGCVLMDRHYASTLAFAYGLDGEGQPNPRGDETYAGNHTWYRRGLATGSLRQAGLVLMLDIPPRVSLERQPGARTFDPIVWGEPERLEAIRRFYGRFFREEEPTVRVCWLDGTRAPGELFERALEAIHSCLEGTP; translated from the coding sequence ATGGCTTCCATGAAGTCAATCCGCGTCGTGCTGGAGGGCCTGCCAGGAGCAGGCAAGACGACGCTGGCCACGCGACTCGCCCAACGGCTGGACTGTCCGCTCGTGCCCGAGTGGGTCGGCTTCCGGGCCGACGAGTGGGTGCGCTCTTCGCTGCGCACGCCCTTCTACTTCGCCAATGACGAGATGAAGGAGCAGCTCGCCTCTTATGTCTCGAAGGGCTGCGTGCTGATGGATCGGCACTACGCCAGCACCCTCGCCTTCGCCTACGGCCTGGACGGAGAGGGCCAACCCAACCCGCGCGGCGACGAGACCTACGCGGGCAACCATACCTGGTACCGGCGCGGCCTCGCCACCGGATCGCTCCGGCAGGCCGGGCTCGTGCTGATGCTCGACATCCCTCCGAGGGTCTCCCTGGAGCGGCAGCCCGGCGCCCGCACCTTCGATCCGATCGTCTGGGGGGAGCCCGAGCGGCTCGAGGCCATCCGCCGTTTCTATGGGCGCTTCTTCCGAGAGGAGGAGCCCACGGTACGGGTGTGCTGGCTCGATGGGACACGCGCTCCTGGAGAACTCTTCGAGCGTGCCCTCGAGGCGATCCACTCGTGCCTGGAGGGGACACCGTGA
- a CDS encoding ATP-grasp domain-containing protein, with amino-acid sequence MSAPPAIYVLLADAPRAEPNPVLVEAFALLEQRGARVERWFAHARCFDLDTAPDPEGLYLFKSRSAFWCEAAAWLHDRGARLLDPWPARVQVRNKARVMALLRAAGVAVPRTWLCHEPSRVRELLDEGALVLKPNAGSAGADVRFVRRSEELPDRLDQPTIVQLLHDNTGEDLKVYVIGSRAFGLRKRFGSGSYREPGVPCALPPSVESQALRIGEVLGLTLFGVDFVEGPEGPVAVDVNWFPSYRAVPEAPSLLCEHIWAHLKASSPVR; translated from the coding sequence GTGTCTGCGCCCCCCGCGATCTACGTGCTGCTCGCTGATGCACCTCGGGCGGAGCCCAACCCGGTCCTCGTGGAGGCCTTCGCGCTGCTGGAACAACGCGGGGCACGCGTCGAGCGGTGGTTCGCTCACGCGCGGTGCTTCGACCTGGACACCGCGCCCGACCCGGAGGGGCTCTATCTCTTCAAGTCGCGCTCGGCCTTCTGGTGCGAGGCGGCGGCCTGGCTCCATGATCGAGGCGCACGGCTCCTGGACCCTTGGCCCGCCCGGGTCCAGGTCCGCAACAAGGCTCGGGTGATGGCCCTCCTGCGCGCGGCGGGAGTTGCCGTCCCACGGACCTGGCTGTGCCATGAGCCCTCGAGGGTCCGGGAACTGCTCGACGAGGGCGCGCTGGTGCTCAAGCCCAACGCCGGCTCGGCGGGCGCGGACGTCCGCTTCGTCCGCCGGAGCGAAGAGCTGCCGGACCGCCTCGATCAGCCGACGATCGTTCAGCTCCTGCACGACAACACGGGCGAGGACCTCAAGGTGTACGTCATTGGGTCGCGCGCCTTCGGTCTGAGAAAGCGTTTCGGTTCGGGCAGCTACCGGGAGCCCGGCGTGCCTTGTGCGCTCCCTCCCTCCGTGGAGTCGCAGGCGCTTCGGATCGGAGAGGTGCTCGGACTGACGCTGTTCGGCGTCGACTTCGTGGAGGGCCCCGAGGGGCCCGTGGCCGTGGACGTCAACTGGTTCCCCAGCTACCGCGCCGTGCCCGAGGCGCCCAGCCTGCTGTGTGAGCACATCTGGGCGCATCTCAAGGCCTCCAGTCCGGTCCGTTGA
- a CDS encoding methionine adenosyltransferase has protein sequence MPLFLGPQGVRPSRLRILRRDPAAHLTHETVERKGRGHPDTLADTLALRISRAYARYTREHCEGLILHHQIDKLMVLGGRTELSWGGGRFVEPVTVIVAGRVSRTWKGRALPVTELVTETVRDLFRELFPMLDLERDLVIEDRLTTHPGPGTLRESQGAIAHMFEPVSKETVRGYEKLVANDTSYCVAHAPLTRLEAAVLELERTVTSDGLRQRFPWLGCDVKVMAWRSPEGEIDVTACVPQIAAHVPNLSAYRANLETIGALMLEQLGRSFGPEQVTLSLNTKDDYERHNVYLTVSGASLSGDIGAVGRGNRVHGLITSSRPMSLEGYAGKNPRYYSGFVYSMLTERAAHRIAAETGHACEVEVISQNGAPLLEPWRVTVTTPADPVRTEALMRDELARIPELTEHFLNGPDWRP, from the coding sequence GCGCAAGGGCCGCGGCCATCCCGACACCCTCGCCGACACCCTGGCCCTGCGCATCTCTCGCGCCTACGCGCGCTACACCCGTGAGCATTGCGAGGGCCTCATCCTCCATCATCAGATCGACAAGCTGATGGTGCTCGGAGGGCGCACCGAGCTGAGCTGGGGAGGGGGCCGTTTCGTCGAGCCTGTCACGGTCATCGTCGCCGGCCGCGTCTCTCGTACCTGGAAGGGTCGCGCGCTCCCCGTCACGGAGCTGGTCACCGAGACCGTGCGAGACCTGTTCCGGGAACTCTTCCCGATGCTCGACCTGGAGCGGGACCTCGTCATCGAGGATCGGCTCACCACGCACCCGGGGCCCGGAACCCTGCGGGAGTCACAGGGCGCCATCGCGCACATGTTCGAGCCTGTCTCGAAAGAGACCGTGCGCGGCTACGAGAAGCTGGTGGCCAATGACACCTCCTACTGCGTCGCCCACGCGCCCTTGACGCGACTCGAGGCCGCCGTGCTGGAGCTGGAGCGCACCGTCACCAGCGACGGCCTGCGCCAGCGCTTCCCGTGGCTGGGGTGCGACGTGAAGGTGATGGCGTGGCGCTCGCCGGAGGGCGAGATCGATGTGACGGCGTGCGTGCCGCAGATCGCCGCGCACGTGCCAAACCTCTCGGCTTACCGCGCCAACCTGGAGACGATCGGCGCGCTCATGCTCGAGCAGCTCGGTCGCTCCTTCGGTCCCGAGCAGGTGACGCTCTCGCTCAACACCAAGGACGACTACGAGCGTCACAACGTCTATCTCACCGTCAGCGGGGCTTCGCTCTCGGGGGACATCGGCGCCGTGGGTCGCGGCAACCGCGTCCATGGGCTCATCACCTCCAGTCGTCCCATGAGCCTGGAGGGGTATGCCGGCAAGAATCCCCGCTACTACTCGGGCTTCGTGTACTCGATGCTGACCGAACGCGCGGCACACCGGATCGCTGCCGAGACGGGCCATGCCTGTGAGGTCGAGGTCATCAGCCAGAACGGCGCTCCGCTCCTGGAGCCCTGGCGCGTCACCGTCACCACACCCGCGGACCCGGTGCGCACCGAGGCGCTCATGCGCGACGAGCTGGCCCGCATCCCCGAGCTCACGGAGCACTTTCTCAACGGACCGGACTGGAGGCCTTGA